In Brienomyrus brachyistius isolate T26 chromosome 19, BBRACH_0.4, whole genome shotgun sequence, one DNA window encodes the following:
- the mtmr9 gene encoding myotubularin-related protein 9 yields MEFAELIKTPRVDGVVLHRPFMPTVEGTLCLTGHHLILSSRQDSIEELWLLHSNIDSIEKRFVGSLGTIVVKCKDLRVIQLDIPGMEECLNIASSIEALSTLDSITLMYPFFYRPMFEVIEDGWNLFLPEEFFKDIESSTDEWRLSNVNKDFSVCPTYPALVIVPKAVDDDTLCKVATFRQGGRFPVLSYYHKKNGMVMMRAGQPLTGTNGRRCKEDEKLINATLRVGKRGYIIDTRTISVAQQAKARGGGFEQEANYPQWRRIHKAIERSNILQESLIKLVEACNDQSQNMDRWLSKLEASNWQTHVKEILTTACLAAQCIDREGASVLVHGTEGSDSTLQVTSLAQIILDPGCRTMRGFQALVEREWLQAGHPFQQRCIQSAFSNSKPRWEAPVFLLFLDCVWQILHQFPCSFQFNEHFLVLLFEHAYASQFGTFLGNSAAERVKLKLPQKTVSLWSWVNRPQEMEHFLNPLYETNSLVIWPSVAPQSLLLWEGVFLRWKRSSKCLDEAYEEMVHIIECNKELQSKVNALRRQLAQLETGDGLLGEP; encoded by the exons ATGGAGTTTGCAGAGCTGATAAAAACACCCCGTGTGGATGGGGTGGTCCTGCATCGACCCTTCATGCCCACGGTGGAGGGGACCCTGTGCCTAACGGGGCACCACCTCATCCTCTCCTCCCGGCAGGACAGCATAGAAGAGCTGTGGCTCCTTCATTCCAACATCGACTCTATTGAGAAGAG GTTTGTGGGGTCACTGGGGACCATTGTGGTCAAGTGTAAAGACCTGAGGGTCATTCAGCTGGATATCCCAGGGATGGAGGAGTGCCTGAACATCGCCAGCTCCATCGAG GCCTTGTCCACACTGGACTCCATCACCTTGATGTATCCCTTTTTCTATCGGCCAATGTTCGAGGTCATCGAGGATGGGTGGAACCTTTTCCTTCCTGAGGAGTTTTTCAAAGACATCGAGTCCTCG ACAGATGAGTGGAGGCTGAGCAACGTGAACAAGGACTTCTCTGTCTGCCCAACGTACCCTGCGCTGGTGATCGTACCCAAAGCCGTGGACGACGACACCCTGTGCAAGGTCGCCACCTTCAGGCAGGGAGGCCGCTTCCCGGTTCTCAGCTACTACCACAAGAAGAATGGCATG GTGATGATGCGAGCGGGCCAGCCCCTGACCGGTACCAACGGGCGGCGCTGCAAGGAGGACGAGAAGCTGATCAACGCCACGCTGCGGGTCGGCAAGCGCGGCTACATCATCGATACACGCACCATCAGTGTGGCGCAGCAGGCCAAGGCGCGGGGGGGCGGCTTTGAGCAGGAGGCTAACTACCCACAGTGGAGGCGCATCCACAAGGCCATTGAGAG GTCTAACATCCTCCAGGAGAGTCTGATCAAGCTGGTGGAGGCCTGCAACGACCAGAGCCAGAACATGGACCGCTGGCTGAGCAAGCTGGAAGCCTCCAACTGGCAAACCCACGTCAAAGAGATCCTCACCACGGCCTGCCTGGCTGCGCAGTGCATCGACCG GGAGGGCGCTTCTGTGCTGGTCCACGGAACCGAGGGCTCCGACTCCACGCTCCAGGTGACGTCGCTGGCCCAGATCATCCTGGACCCGGGATGCAGGACCATGAGGGGCTTCCAGGCTCTGGTGGAGCGGGAGTGgctgcag GCAGGCCACCCTTTCCAGCAGCGGTGTATCCAGTCGGCGTTCTCCAACAGCAAGCCGCGTTGGGAAGCTCCTGTCTTCCTGCTCTTCCTGGACTGCGTCTGGCAGATCCTACACCAGTTCCCCTGCTCCTTCCAGTTCAACGAGCACTTCCTGGTGTTGCTTTTCGAGCATGCATACGCCTCACAGTTCGGCACCTTCCTAGGGAACAGTGCGGCTGAGCG GGTGAAGCTGAAGCTACCCCAGAAGACAGTGTCTCTGTGGTCCTGGGTGAACCGGCCCCAGGAAATGGAGCACTTCCTGAACCCACTGTATGAGACCAACAGCCTGGTGATCTGGCCCTCAGTGGCCCCGCAGAGCCTGCTCTTGTGGGAGG GGGTTTTCCTGCGCTGGAAACGCTCTTCCAAGTGCCTGGACGAGGCCTACGAGGAGATGGTGCACATCATCGAGTGCAACAAGGAGCTGCAGAGCAAGGTCAACGCTCTTCGGCGGCAGCTGGCCCAGCTGGAGACAGGGGACGGCCTGCTGGGGGAGCCCTAG